In Saprospiraceae bacterium, a genomic segment contains:
- a CDS encoding right-handed parallel beta-helix repeat-containing protein: MPYRIYLLLLFYLISCSLYSKHYDIRSFGAIGDGITLNTRSIQKAIDQAHSDGGGVVIFPSGVFVSGSLYMKSGVSLHLEKRAVLMGSTDLKDYSRVYKWLALLLAQDVTDIAITGKGTIDGSGVALGLHTDSLFYAGKIESRHYHFTEKRVWHEFRPQIIEFFRCSKIRLTDVTLKNASSWVQSFEQCNHIVIDRMTVDSDAYWNNDGIDIVDCQNVRITNCDINASDDGICIKSEDFSLKQINENIYISDCKIRSSASAIKFGTSLVSGARNVVIRNIKVYDTYRSAIAIEATQGGFIENVLVENIVATNTGNAIFMRIGRVRGAEKAGPLRNVTIRNMKVTVPFETPDIDYEIRGPGFTTFHNVLPSSITGNPGVFVENVTIENVKIIYPGRGNKAYAHMPLYRIKDIPELETSYPEFSMFGELPAWGFYVRHVKGLTFKNIELEIKKPDYRPAMVIDDTHGLNIESLKVKGDNKAEPIFYKDTSDVKCVDLKVYLKK; the protein is encoded by the coding sequence ATGCCATACAGAATATACTTACTTTTATTGTTCTATTTAATTTCTTGCTCCTTATACTCAAAACACTACGACATCCGGTCGTTCGGTGCCATTGGCGATGGCATCACCCTTAATACAAGGTCCATCCAAAAGGCAATTGATCAGGCACATTCCGATGGCGGTGGTGTCGTGATTTTCCCGTCAGGAGTTTTTGTTTCGGGTTCACTTTATATGAAAAGTGGGGTAAGCCTACATTTGGAAAAACGGGCTGTTTTGATGGGGAGTACAGATTTAAAGGATTATTCGAGGGTCTATAAGTGGTTAGCTTTGTTATTGGCTCAAGACGTAACAGATATTGCAATTACTGGTAAAGGCACTATTGATGGCAGTGGCGTTGCTTTGGGGCTACATACCGACAGTTTATTTTATGCCGGGAAAATTGAAAGCAGACATTACCATTTTACTGAAAAAAGAGTCTGGCACGAATTCAGACCGCAGATCATTGAGTTTTTTCGTTGCAGCAAAATCCGGCTAACAGATGTTACCCTTAAAAATGCTTCCAGTTGGGTCCAGTCATTCGAACAATGCAATCATATTGTCATAGATCGGATGACCGTCGATAGCGATGCCTACTGGAACAACGACGGAATCGATATTGTAGATTGTCAGAATGTTAGAATAACAAATTGCGATATCAACGCTTCAGATGATGGTATTTGCATTAAATCAGAAGATTTTAGTTTGAAACAAATCAACGAGAATATTTACATTTCCGATTGCAAAATCAGATCCAGTGCTTCAGCCATCAAATTTGGTACATCTCTCGTTAGTGGGGCCAGAAATGTAGTGATCAGAAATATTAAAGTTTACGATACGTATCGCTCAGCTATTGCCATTGAAGCCACACAGGGCGGTTTTATTGAAAATGTGTTGGTTGAAAATATTGTCGCAACGAATACGGGCAATGCCATCTTCATGCGCATTGGCAGAGTACGTGGTGCCGAAAAAGCAGGCCCTTTGCGCAACGTAACCATCAGAAATATGAAAGTGACGGTACCTTTTGAAACACCTGATATCGATTACGAGATCAGAGGTCCTGGTTTTACCACCTTTCACAATGTATTGCCTTCTTCAATTACAGGAAACCCCGGAGTTTTTGTAGAAAATGTAACCATAGAAAATGTAAAAATTATTTATCCGGGCAGAGGGAATAAAGCTTATGCCCACATGCCTTTATATCGCATCAAAGACATCCCGGAACTCGAAACAAGCTATCCTGAATTTTCCATGTTTGGAGAGCTACCCGCATGGGGTTTTTACGTTAGACATGTAAAGGGCTTGACCTTTAAAAATATTGAACTCGAAATTAAAAAACCGGATTATCGCCCGGCGATGGTAATCGACGATACACATGGTCTCAATATTGAATCCCTCAAAGTAAAAGGGGATAACAAAGCAGAACCCATATTTTATAAAGACACCAGCGATGTAAAATGTGTAGATCTGAAAGTATATTTGAAAAAATAA
- a CDS encoding sugar porter family MFS transporter encodes MSPKYILYYCAVVAALSGFLFGFDTVVISGAEQTLQKLWDLDSFMHGLTISMALWGTLLGAFIGRFPTELWGRKNALILVGFLYLISALGTALATDVYTFIIFRFMGGLGIGISTIAAPLYISEISPPEKRGKLTGMFQFNIVFGILIAYISNALLSHLGPDAWRYMLGVLAIPSAIYIFLCMNLPESPRWLILRRKDNKKAREIFSNMNPGIDQKEIADLVESISASTGNAEYKKPFFTKTLLKPILLAFFIAFFNQLSGINAILYYAPRIFELTGLGQEASLLQSVGIGLINLIFTLVGLRLIDKAGRKSLLYWGAFGYILSLGLCSFAFATEFYDLVTYGIFAFIAAHAIGQGAVIWVFISEIFPNQHRDAGQTLGSFTHWLFAALLTLIFPKLVNILNPAIIFGIFCFLMLLQLFWIKMWVPETKGISLENMEKKLGM; translated from the coding sequence ATCAGTCCTAAATATATTTTATACTACTGCGCCGTAGTTGCCGCACTTTCCGGATTTTTATTTGGCTTTGACACTGTTGTCATTTCAGGTGCCGAACAAACTCTTCAAAAACTTTGGGATCTCGACAGCTTTATGCATGGCCTTACCATCAGCATGGCTCTTTGGGGTACCTTGCTTGGAGCATTTATCGGAAGATTTCCAACAGAACTTTGGGGAAGAAAAAATGCACTCATACTCGTTGGCTTTCTATACCTGATTTCTGCCCTCGGAACAGCCCTCGCAACCGATGTCTATACATTTATCATTTTCAGATTTATGGGTGGGCTGGGAATTGGCATCTCTACCATAGCAGCACCCTTATATATTAGCGAAATATCGCCACCGGAAAAGCGAGGAAAACTTACCGGGATGTTTCAATTCAATATCGTTTTTGGAATTTTAATAGCCTACATTTCAAATGCATTACTAAGTCATTTAGGTCCCGATGCCTGGAGATATATGTTGGGAGTGCTGGCGATCCCATCGGCAATTTATATTTTCTTATGTATGAACTTGCCTGAAAGTCCACGATGGTTGATCCTTCGTAGAAAAGACAACAAGAAAGCACGAGAAATATTTTCAAACATGAATCCCGGTATTGATCAAAAGGAAATTGCAGACTTGGTCGAAAGTATTTCTGCATCGACCGGAAATGCAGAATACAAAAAACCATTCTTTACCAAAACTTTATTGAAGCCCATTTTGCTTGCATTTTTTATTGCGTTTTTCAATCAACTTTCAGGTATCAATGCTATTCTGTATTACGCACCCCGAATTTTTGAATTGACGGGTTTGGGACAAGAAGCCTCTCTTCTTCAATCTGTAGGAATTGGTTTGATAAATTTAATTTTTACACTTGTTGGTTTAAGATTAATTGATAAAGCAGGAAGAAAATCCTTGCTCTATTGGGGTGCTTTCGGCTACATCCTTTCACTCGGCTTATGCTCTTTTGCTTTTGCTACCGAATTTTATGACCTCGTCACCTATGGAATTTTTGCATTTATTGCAGCACATGCCATCGGACAAGGAGCCGTCATCTGGGTATTTATCAGCGAAATATTTCCCAACCAACATCGCGATGCCGGCCAAACTTTGGGAAGTTTTACCCATTGGTTATTTGCTGCTCTTTTGACCTTGATATTTCCAAAACTTGTCAATATTTTAAATCCTGCAATCATATTTGGAATATTTTGTTTCCTCATGCTCCTCCAACTATTTTGGATAAAAATGTGGGTTCCTGAAACCAAAGGAATCTCACTTGAAAATATGGAAAAAAAATTGGGAATGTGA
- a CDS encoding GH92 family glycosyl hydrolase — protein MRFLYFILLIFPNLVFAQSKRKPDLADRVNPLMGTQSSYELSHGNTYPSIALPWGMHAWTPQTGRNGDGWQYTYDAKKIRGFKQTHQPSPWMNDYGPFSLMPVVGKSVFDEDQRGSWFSHKAETSRPYYYQVYLADFHTKVEITPTDRAAIFRITFPKTDSAFIVVDAFDRGSYIKIIPEQNKIIGYSSRYSRGKLNNFKNYFVIVFDQPILAFNIWSDKTKLTTRELSGSHVGGIFQFEAQKHQNILHARIASSFISFEQAERNLLELGGDSFENIKGKAKNIWNNLLSKVEIEGGTESQQNIFYTTLYRTMLFPMKQYEINADGKVVHYSPHTGTVLPGYRYGGTGFWDTFRALYPLLNLLFPSVNKEMQEGLINDYKEGGWLPEWSSPSYSDIMIGNNSASVVADAYIKGIRGYDIEVLYDALIHGAHHEGPQATGRKGVEHYDRLGYIPCDVNINESAARTLEYAYADFTISRLAKALNKPLAEIELYEKKSLNYKHLFDPATRLMRGKNADGSFQNPFNPFKWGDAFTEGNSWHYSWSVFHDVDGLAQLMGGYDFFARMLDSVFAMPPVFDDSYYGSTIHEIREMQIVNMGQYAHGNQPIQHMIYLYNYAGQPWKTQYWVREVMNKLYQNAPDGYCGDEDNGQTSAWYVFSAMGFYPVCPATDQYVLGAPLFEKIILHLENDKKFVIQAPNNSQENIFVQNVFWNGKEHNYNWIDHPSIMQGGQLHFQMGDQPNLKRGTKPESFPFSLSREK, from the coding sequence ATGCGATTTCTCTATTTCATATTATTGATTTTCCCCAATCTTGTTTTTGCGCAGTCAAAAAGAAAACCGGACCTGGCCGACCGGGTCAACCCATTGATGGGAACTCAAAGCAGTTATGAACTGAGCCATGGCAACACCTATCCTTCCATTGCATTACCCTGGGGAATGCATGCCTGGACACCACAAACAGGCCGCAATGGCGATGGTTGGCAATATACCTATGATGCCAAAAAAATAAGAGGTTTCAAACAAACACACCAGCCATCTCCATGGATGAATGATTACGGACCCTTTTCGTTGATGCCTGTGGTAGGAAAATCAGTATTTGATGAAGACCAGCGCGGAAGCTGGTTTAGTCATAAAGCTGAAACATCAAGGCCTTATTATTATCAGGTCTATCTGGCAGATTTTCATACCAAGGTTGAGATCACTCCAACAGATCGCGCAGCCATTTTCCGAATTACATTTCCGAAAACCGACAGTGCATTCATTGTGGTCGATGCATTCGACAGGGGCTCTTATATTAAAATCATTCCGGAACAAAATAAAATCATTGGCTACAGCTCGCGCTATAGTCGGGGCAAGCTCAATAATTTTAAAAATTATTTCGTCATTGTTTTTGATCAGCCCATACTTGCTTTCAATATTTGGAGTGATAAAACAAAATTGACAACTCGGGAGCTTTCGGGAAGCCATGTGGGTGGTATTTTTCAATTTGAAGCTCAAAAGCACCAGAATATTTTACATGCACGTATTGCCTCTTCATTTATTAGTTTTGAGCAAGCTGAACGGAATCTTTTGGAGTTAGGTGGCGATTCTTTCGAAAACATTAAAGGGAAGGCCAAAAATATCTGGAACAATTTATTGAGTAAAGTTGAGATCGAAGGTGGTACCGAATCACAACAAAATATATTTTATACCACACTGTACAGGACCATGTTGTTTCCAATGAAACAGTATGAAATAAACGCTGATGGAAAAGTAGTACACTACAGTCCGCATACAGGGACCGTATTGCCAGGATACCGATACGGAGGCACAGGATTTTGGGATACCTTCCGGGCTTTATATCCTTTGTTGAATTTGTTGTTTCCTTCCGTCAACAAAGAAATGCAGGAAGGCCTTATCAATGATTACAAAGAAGGCGGATGGTTGCCGGAATGGAGTAGTCCGTCATACAGCGATATTATGATTGGAAATAATTCTGCCTCTGTAGTTGCTGATGCTTATATCAAAGGAATACGCGGTTATGACATAGAGGTACTTTATGATGCCTTGATCCACGGAGCGCATCACGAAGGGCCGCAAGCAACCGGAAGAAAAGGTGTTGAACATTACGATAGACTAGGATATATTCCATGCGATGTCAATATTAATGAAAGTGCAGCGCGTACCTTAGAATACGCTTATGCCGATTTTACCATCAGCCGTTTGGCCAAAGCTTTAAATAAACCCTTAGCAGAGATTGAATTGTACGAGAAAAAAAGTTTGAATTACAAACACTTGTTTGATCCTGCCACGCGATTGATGCGTGGAAAAAATGCAGATGGCAGTTTTCAAAATCCCTTCAACCCTTTTAAATGGGGCGATGCATTCACGGAAGGAAATAGCTGGCATTACAGCTGGAGTGTTTTTCACGATGTCGACGGACTCGCACAATTGATGGGCGGTTATGATTTTTTTGCCAGGATGCTGGATTCTGTATTTGCCATGCCACCTGTTTTTGATGACAGTTATTACGGATCTACGATTCATGAAATTCGCGAAATGCAAATCGTCAATATGGGGCAATATGCACACGGCAATCAGCCGATACAACATATGATCTATTTATACAATTATGCAGGGCAGCCCTGGAAAACACAATATTGGGTGCGAGAGGTCATGAATAAATTATACCAAAACGCCCCCGATGGATATTGCGGCGACGAAGACAATGGACAAACCAGTGCATGGTATGTTTTTTCAGCCATGGGTTTTTATCCCGTATGTCCTGCGACAGATCAATATGTATTGGGAGCACCTTTGTTCGAAAAAATAATTTTGCATTTAGAAAATGATAAAAAATTTGTAATCCAAGCACCGAACAACAGCCAGGAAAATATATTTGTCCAAAACGTATTTTGGAACGGGAAAGAGCATAATTACAATTGGATAGATCATCCCAGCATAATGCAAGGAGGTCAATTGCATTTTCAAATGGGAGATCAGCCCAATTTGAAAAGAGGGACAAAGCCCGAATCATTTCCATTTTCTTTATCTCGCGAAAAATAA
- the tnpA gene encoding IS200/IS605 family transposase: protein MPILKVYIHFVWSTKHRYPFLKTKQLRLKVWDHISENAKEKGIYIDFISGYSDHCHCLISMENDQTMQNVMQFIKGESSNWINKLGLTTEKFAWQDEYYAASVSESRMPKLRQYIKNQEEHHSKKSFNDEYEELIQKHGFNLEKIIKI from the coding sequence ATGCCCATTCTAAAAGTATACATCCATTTTGTTTGGAGTACCAAGCATAGATACCCATTTCTTAAGACCAAACAATTGCGACTCAAAGTATGGGATCACATTTCAGAAAACGCAAAAGAAAAAGGAATATACATTGATTTTATCAGCGGATATTCTGATCATTGTCATTGCCTGATTTCAATGGAAAATGACCAAACGATGCAAAATGTCATGCAATTCATAAAAGGCGAATCATCCAATTGGATAAATAAATTGGGACTAACAACTGAAAAATTTGCCTGGCAGGATGAATATTATGCTGCATCCGTATCCGAATCAAGAATGCCAAAGCTCAGGCAATATATTAAAAATCAGGAGGAGCACCATAGCAAGAAATCTTTCAATGATGAATATGAAGAGCTCATTCAAAAACATGGATTCAATTTGGAAAAAATCATCAAAATCTAA
- the bamA gene encoding outer membrane protein assembly factor BamA: MIRSIVLAFLYVISVYTLSAQENVFVPYDAKIYEISTIRVSGNEFSDGNAIINISGLKTGQKIAVPGPEIPNAIKAIFKQRLFTQIDIRLENLVGNVAGLHIMVTEKPRYSTHSYKGVKKSAHDDLNIIVSNHLPKNAVFTEEIKQAISGSLEKFYIEKGYFDTKVIISEVPDDKKTNSVKLIIDVQKGERVKIDDITFSGNKEVSSRKLRKQLKETKRIGRIFSKSKFEEEKYEADLENLITFYNKEGYRNASLLNDTIWRDDKGRLRIHIDLYEGKRFYFRNIYIKGNSLYTEQHIRNVLGIQKGDVYNQELLQKRLSFSDDGRDVSSLYMDEGHLFFRAEPVETGIENDSVDITIRITEGPPATIDRVVVKGNDRTNEHVIRRELRTRPGQKFSRSDIIRSQRAIMSLGYFNPETMDINTPVNPKRGTVDIEYQVEERPSDQLELSAGWSAFGLIGTLGVVFNNFSTRNIFKKSSWSPLPQGDGQKLSLRAQSNGRYYQSYNFSFTEPWLGGKRPTSFTLGGIFSRTDNSAFGTGLEGGLSILRVSGALGTQLKKPDDNFAVSTGLNLERIRLDNYTGFRAGNVIVNNGDFYNISLKTTFVRSTVSDPLFPRSGSRLSLSVQLTPPYSLFRSGWNPDSVSAGERFRWVEYHKWRFDGDWYLNLTGKLVLAFNAKIGLLGYYNKDLKAPPFERFVVGGDGLNNQTFTVTGRDIFSLRGYEVEEVKAKTVDEYNFKDLTEDATLFSKFTMELRYPLSLNPSATMYASLWAQGGNSWNAFREFNPFQLKRSVGAGIRIFLPMFGLLGFDYGIGFDKPWLDAKTTSWKDYAKFSIILGFEPE, encoded by the coding sequence ATGATCAGATCCATAGTCCTTGCTTTTTTATATGTTATTTCTGTTTACACCCTTAGTGCTCAGGAAAATGTCTTTGTTCCCTACGATGCCAAGATCTATGAGATATCTACCATTCGGGTTTCAGGTAATGAATTCAGCGACGGAAATGCCATCATTAATATTTCCGGTTTAAAAACAGGACAAAAAATTGCAGTGCCCGGGCCGGAGATCCCCAATGCCATCAAAGCCATTTTCAAACAGCGTTTATTCACTCAAATAGATATCCGGCTTGAAAATTTAGTCGGCAATGTTGCAGGATTACATATTATGGTTACTGAGAAACCAAGATATTCTACCCATTCCTACAAAGGCGTAAAAAAATCTGCACACGACGATCTCAATATCATCGTCTCCAATCATTTACCAAAAAATGCAGTATTTACAGAAGAGATCAAACAAGCTATTTCGGGAAGTCTTGAAAAATTTTACATTGAAAAAGGTTATTTTGATACAAAAGTTATAATTTCAGAAGTACCTGATGACAAAAAGACTAATTCTGTAAAATTGATCATCGATGTTCAAAAAGGCGAGCGCGTTAAAATCGACGACATTACTTTTTCAGGAAACAAGGAAGTCAGTTCGCGTAAATTGCGCAAACAATTAAAGGAGACCAAACGCATTGGACGAATTTTTTCTAAGTCAAAATTTGAAGAAGAAAAATACGAAGCCGATCTTGAAAACCTAATCACGTTTTATAATAAAGAAGGTTACCGAAATGCTAGTTTATTAAATGACACCATTTGGAGAGATGATAAAGGGCGATTGAGAATCCATATCGATTTATACGAAGGTAAAAGATTTTATTTTAGGAATATTTACATTAAAGGAAATTCACTATATACAGAACAACATATTCGAAATGTATTGGGAATTCAAAAAGGCGATGTGTACAACCAGGAGTTGTTGCAAAAGAGATTGAGTTTTTCAGATGATGGTCGCGATGTGAGCAGTTTGTATATGGATGAGGGCCATTTGTTCTTCAGAGCAGAACCCGTTGAGACCGGTATTGAAAATGACTCCGTCGATATTACGATCCGCATAACGGAAGGTCCACCTGCCACCATTGATCGCGTTGTCGTAAAAGGAAACGATCGCACCAATGAACACGTCATCCGCCGTGAATTGAGAACGCGGCCCGGACAAAAATTCAGCAGATCGGATATCATTCGTTCGCAAAGAGCCATTATGTCCCTGGGATATTTTAATCCTGAAACCATGGATATCAATACACCGGTGAATCCCAAAAGAGGAACCGTTGATATCGAATACCAGGTCGAAGAACGTCCTTCAGATCAGTTGGAATTATCAGCCGGATGGAGTGCATTCGGTTTGATCGGAACATTAGGCGTTGTTTTTAATAATTTTTCGACGCGCAATATTTTTAAAAAATCATCATGGAGTCCGCTACCACAGGGCGACGGGCAAAAACTTTCGCTCCGCGCACAATCTAACGGTCGTTATTATCAGTCGTATAATTTTTCATTTACCGAACCCTGGTTGGGTGGCAAAAGACCCACATCTTTTACGCTGGGAGGTATTTTCAGCCGTACTGATAATTCTGCTTTTGGTACAGGCCTTGAAGGCGGATTAAGCATCCTCCGCGTTTCGGGAGCATTGGGTACACAATTAAAAAAGCCCGACGACAACTTTGCTGTTAGTACGGGATTAAATCTCGAGCGCATCCGCCTCGATAATTATACAGGTTTCAGAGCCGGAAATGTAATCGTAAACAACGGCGATTTTTACAACATCTCTTTGAAAACCACATTTGTTCGCAGCACGGTTTCAGATCCACTTTTTCCACGTTCAGGTTCGAGACTTTCCTTATCCGTGCAACTCACACCACCCTATTCGCTTTTCCGCAGCGGATGGAATCCAGATTCAGTCAGCGCAGGTGAGCGCTTCAGATGGGTCGAATACCACAAATGGCGTTTCGATGGCGATTGGTATTTGAATCTGACAGGCAAGTTGGTTTTAGCATTCAATGCAAAAATTGGATTGCTGGGTTATTACAACAAAGATTTAAAAGCACCACCATTTGAAAGATTTGTAGTAGGTGGCGACGGATTAAACAACCAAACCTTTACCGTGACGGGCAGAGATATCTTTTCGCTCAGAGGTTACGAAGTTGAAGAAGTCAAAGCAAAAACCGTCGATGAGTATAATTTTAAAGATTTGACTGAAGACGCTACACTCTTCAGCAAATTCACCATGGAGTTGCGTTATCCTTTATCACTCAATCCTAGTGCAACGATGTATGCATCCTTGTGGGCACAAGGCGGAAACTCCTGGAATGCCTTCCGCGAATTCAATCCATTCCAACTCAAACGTTCGGTTGGTGCAGGTATCCGTATCTTTTTGCCGATGTTTGGTTTGCTCGGATTTGATTACGGAATCGGATTTGACAAACCATGGCTGGATGCCAAAACAACGAGCTGGAAAGATTATGCAAAATTCAGCATCATCCTGGGCTTTGAACCGGAGTAG